Genomic segment of Salvelinus sp. IW2-2015 linkage group LG17, ASM291031v2, whole genome shotgun sequence:
CACCCCATCAAGAGCACCAACGATGCCAACTCCTGTCAGATCATCATCCCTCAGAACCAGGTCAACCGCAAGTCAGGTGAGGAGTGGACCAAGTACAGGTTTACTAAGATGGGATGTTTCTGACTTTCTTTGGTCATGGTGTAGAGATTTTCCCTCTAACAGTAAGTTTACCTCACAGAGATGATAATAGAAGCAGTTTttggagagggaaaaagagaggaaaagagtgtTGGAGAGAGGAAAGTCCAATTGTAAAATCTGAATTGAATACTCAATGTTCTAACTTGTGTTCTCTCCTCCAGACATCTACGTGTGTATGATCTCCTACGCCCACAATGTGGCGGCCCAGGGAAAGTACATCGCCATCGTCAGCACCACCGTGGAGACCAGTGAGCCTGAGGCTGAAATAGAACCTGCTCTGGAGCTGCTGGAGCCCATTGACCAGAAGTacgtctcttctccctcttcttctactgttctcccccttcttctactgttctccctcttcttctactgttctacctcttcttctactcttctctctgattgttttgtattgttcaaaACTGTCTCAGCTCGTACGATGTGTGCTATCACAAATTAATTAAATGAATAGCAGTAAGGACATTTTTTGTGAATTAATAACTGATGTCTTTATCTACAGATTTGTGTCCCTCAGTGACCTCTATGAGCCCACAGATGACGGTACTGAGAGCCAGGTGAGTCAAACACATCTAGATATACACTACCTTCTATATTTCTACAAGATTATTTATGAGACATGTTTTAGGACAAGGCATTGGAGTAAAAGAAACCCTGTGGGATTTTGTGTCTCGTTCAGATATTCGCCTCGTCAGCCTACGACGCCACCACTCACTTCGAGACCACCTGCAACGACATCAAGGACATCTACAAGCGTATGACAGGCAGCGACTTTGACTTTGAGAACATGAAGCGCAAACAGAACGATGTGTTTGGGGAGGATGAGCAATGAGGAGGGAGGAGCATCAGGGAAagggagaggcggagagaggagtgagaaggGGTTGTTAATAGAAAAGAGGCCATATCATAGAGGGTAGGACGGTACAAAGATAGGGCTAGGTACTATAGGGGTAGGGTACTAAGCTGGGTACTGTATTTGGGAGATAGTGGGGGAGTCTGAGTAAGTGAAGGTTCTAGGTAATGGGTGGTGATGGATCTGGGGAGTTCTAGAAGGTTCTAGGTTCTGTGGGTGTGGTTCTGACTCCTTTTGTTCATGTCCCTCCCTTTCCTGAGGTCTCCGTACTCAAACACATTtaaagcactcacacacacacacacatcgttccAAGACTCACATTCCCTATATCTATCACTGAAAAGCAGGGTTGATATGGTCTTTCATTCCATTTTTGATTATCTATAAACTACATGTCTAAACTCTTATCATTAGAGGTAGACTGATTCATTGTTGTGGCAATTTCAAAGTCTTTTTCTCATATCAAAGTCAATGACATTGCAAGAATGTCTGAATTCTGATGTAAAATAAAATGAATGAATGACTAACTGTAGAAAATGCAGAAAGTTTGAAGTGGAAACTGTTTTTGAAAAGACAGTTTGATCAAAAATAGTGATTTGCCTCTGCTCTGGATGTGTCACCTCTAATCAACATGCATGCATATTTTACACATAGTAGGATTGTACATAGAACATGATGACACAGCAGCGTTCTGAAGGCTGGGCCATTCTCACACTGATCATTCCATCCTGTCAACCCTGCTTTCACTCTCGTCTAACTTACTGGTCTGTTACCCATCTTACTTATTTACACAGATTGCTCCTTTTTCAGCAAATATCTCTCTCGGTcagacaaaatgtttaaaaatgaaaagttatTGATATATCAATGGGCTGTTCTGTCAAACTGATAGTGCTCACTTTGCAGTGCTGTTGTGTTCCCTGCGCTAGCAGACAAGCTAACCGGTGGCTAACTGTTCTGTTGTCCCTAAAACCACgttttgtttctctgtctgttgtgtgATGTCAAAGATACAGTTTGAATGGTTTATGTTTGTATTTACATCATTGTGAGTTTTATTTCGTAATATTTGGTGCACATTTTCCCTTGCTGAAGTTATGAAGTTTACTGAATTTGAAATGGAAACATAGACTGATACTCTGAAGTGGACTTTATGAGGTCAAACACTGAAAAGGTCATTTGTGGTGTAGAAAAGCGAGAGAGATTCAACTGTGAGGGTCTGTCCGGAGGTTAGGCATGTTGGTGAGGTTTTATGAGTAAGTATGGAAGAGTTTGTCATGGAATGAGAGAGTTTCAATAAAAAGGGAGGTCAGATCAGATCACTACATGTTGAGATGCGATGAAGGCGCCAAGGTGATAAGAACCAATGTAGCTAGGGAATGTCGCAGACTTGAGATCAGGAAAGTGTCACTTTTGTGTTAAAGAAGGCAGACTGAACTCTCGGCTTGTAGTGAAAGGAAGCACCAGATCATGTTATGATCTAACTAACCCTTGTTGTGTATGTCACACAGAGAGACTAATTCCCTTTGAACTCCTGCCAGGCAACCTTACAGTAGCTAGTGGAGGGAAAAACTGGCACTCCCAAAATGTAAAACACTTAACAGGATGCAGTATTACAAAAAGTCCTGAGGCCATGGTATAAAGTGCCTCCCCAGAGTATGAACCAATATGCTTTTACTTGGTTTTAGCCTTAATTTGGGGTCTTATTCAATATTGTTCGGGTTCTCTAAAAATGTGATCATTTcattatatttaaaaacaatgtaatcTGCAGATTATTCCTGTCCTTCGAGCGATATTGATGTCAGTTGATTGACTTGATGTAGCAAATGTCCTGTGTATTTCATGACTGCTAACTGTGAACATTGTATTTCCACTAACTACTACCCACATAGTCTATTATTACATAGAGATAGAATCTTAGAATTCTAGTCAATCTATTCACATGGTATAATAACTCCAGTGGTTCTGTAGACTTGGCTGTGCCCTATGTCAGTCTCCCCCATTGTAGCTACCCTTCGCCTCCATTCTGTCTGACCCTTTGGAGTGAGCTGTGTTTTCTTCATCTATATTTCCATGTATGACATTGTTTTGAGGTTTGGATCTGCAGCATGGTTACttttttacagtacagtacataacaaTGGTGGGCAGCAAACCTTACCCTTCAAACATTATTACAGTAACACGGTGGAAGCTAGTGTGAATGATTGCCTATCCCTTCCTGTAGTCCCTccataactatatctctgaacTACACAGTTATCACATGTTTGGGGTGGCTTTATGtgtcttattattattataatggtcttttttatttatttaatttcacttATTCAACTTGTTATTGTGGTGGAAGGTTTAAGTGAAATGCTGACTATGCTTCTCTGCTATTAATTTGTTATATCATCATAATGGAACTGATCTGAGAGTGATGCATATATGCAGATGtcattgtttttgctttgttgttatttACTGTGTCATGTTTCACCTGATTTAGTGGTTATTATTAGTGTTACATGGGTTAAGCATTATTAACAGGCCTTATAACAGGTTGGGATGGATAATGGTAGGACGATAGCAACAGTCTCTGGCCCTCGGTCATAGGGTTCATTTCACGCTTTTAACATTTTAGACAAATTTCTACAGACTGTGCACAGTTTACACTTTGTGTGAATTTCATTCTGGAATCATGTTATCTTGGTGATACTGGAATAGTGTTAAGTTTACTCTGCAAGCTTATCTAGTTATATTTGAACCTTTTTCCCTTCCTCACCACCAGATGTTGTCTTctctttttaatttatttaaacaaaagcCTACAATGTGGTTGTACTGTATTAATTTAAGAGTTTTTGCCTTTGACAAATATTATATTGATGATATCCCTTGACATTGACGAAAACATAGGTCAGTCTGAGTAGCAGACAACTTACAATCCTTTGTTTGATCACCAGTATGTGAACAATGcctaataatgtattgtgtaacaaacaaataaaatgaaACTATGAACGAAATTatagaaaaaaattaaaagcacATGTCAAATCCAAAGTGTCTATgtgtttcaacagaagtaaatgaTTTTGTGTAAAACTACTCCAATAAGACCACGATGAGTTCCATAGACAATTTTTTATAAGATTTAGTCCTTTTATAACTTATACTTCACAATAAAACTGAAACAATTAAAATACAACTCTGACCTTCTGTATATAAAATTACACATTGCTAAAATCAAATGATCTATTCATATATTTGTTATAACATTGGAATTATAAATTGCCCTTATGAAGCATATGATATTTGCAAATGACAGTTTGGATTTAGCTGTATGTCAAGATCAAGCAGAATTTGTCTGCAGAAGTATAGAAACAATTATCATATCTTACTGTTGCCACGTTAACAGCAGAAGGAGAAATCTGTCCCTGTGGTTGTTTCAGAAAGACACTGGTGCAATGACCTCATCCCATCTCCTACATTATCTTTTCATGTCTGACACCTGTGAGAATTACCTTATCATTCTTTAGCTTTCTTACTGGactcaatctctgtctctctctatttctctcgctCTTTTGTCTTTGTTTATCGTTGTATCTGTCTCTtcgtgtccctctctctgtctctctcccgctctctcattTTCATAATCATGAACATGCATTCATGCACACTTTCAGAGGAGAGAGTAATAACCCACTATGTGATGTTGGTATTGAAGGCTAGCCAGCAGCACACTAGTCCCAGTGATGTGTGTCCTTGCAGAGACACTGTAGTTTCCCATTGGCCTGAGCTGCCCAGCTTTGAGGTGTTGGTAGCTAGATGAGTGGCTCGGTTCCAATCTCTATACTAGCATACCACTTAGTATGAAGCAATGTATTAGGCATGTATATTCTAAGTAGTGTGCTAATACTGGATGGacatttgaaaatagtatttacATGTTATCTACCACGTAGCTCTGGTATGGATGACCCAACAGTTTCTCCACCTGTGCCTTGGGCACGATCCAACACCTGCCCAGGTGACGTTTCCTCACTGTGTCCTTCAGGGTCTTGTCCTGTAGGGTGATGGGTACGTGTATCGCCCCCCACCTCAGCACCCCCCTGGACAGGACCCCCTCTTTACTAggctggggcggtgtgtcactgGGGTCCTTCACCGGCGTCACACTCATGTCCGCATGCTGGAATTGGCCTGTTGAAAAGAGGGGACAATGAGAGGGCAATCAATCACAACATATGTCTAGTATTTTCCCATAGCCTTTTATACAGCAACACTTTAGGGCCAGGTGTATGTAACAAGACAAAGAAACTGGTTTAAAGACATTAAAGAGAATGTACCCAGTAGGCCTTGGGTTGAAGGAGAGAGGCCTTGTCCATCAGTGATATAGAACCCGAGGTGCGCCATCTGCAGGTAGCTGGGCTGTTTGTAGTGGTGGAACAGAACCAGGAAACAAATATCCTTCGCCAGCTCGATCCAACAGCTCTGATGGATGTCATCTGTGGTGTCCATGGATACCGCCACGCCCTGCCTTGTTACAGATCCCTGCAGATTAGTGGGTAGGGTGTCCCGTCCCTCCCCTTCCACCACCACGGCGTCCAATGAGAGTGTGATCACTATGCCACCCAGCCCGCCGTTCCCGCCCATGGCAGCGGAGATGGTTATCTTGTCAAAGTAAGTACGGGAGCGGTCCTCTACGTCTTTTTTGGACGGAGCCCACATTAGATGACCGTCCACCGTGATACCTTGAGGGGAAGAGGAAGGCATGGATTaactgtgtgtgcgcatgcgcgtGCGTTCCAACAGTTACAGAATGTATGTGTTCTTTAATGTGATCCcattttaatatactgtatgccTATAAAATGTTATGGTCCTTCTAAAGTAGATTATACGGTACATTGCTTAAATTCAATGACATGCCACTAATATAAAACTACAGTTCTGGACTTTTGTTTGTAGTAGTCTGTGCTGACTAACCTCTCTCTGGGTCTTCCAGCAGTCTCAGTACGTCGTTGGCCCTGCCGTCCACCGTGAAACATAGATTCTGTTTCAGTTTGGGGAGCTGGACCATAAAATGAGGGTCTCCATCaactaaaacaaaaaacaaacaaaaaacattgaacaTAAAGACAAAGGTGAGAAACAGATTTTACAGCTATATGTTACGTTACTGGTTATGTTATGTTACTGGTTAAAGTGTAGGCCCCTTACCAGAAGAGGAGAAGACTCTGACAGAACTCAGTCTGGAGGTGGGGCCTGGCACTGGAAGGACAACAGGTACAACTGAGACTACGTCTTATCTTTCTGAAGCACTGAAACCGACAGATCAGAGCCTACTAACATCTCTGAAGTACATTGATCTTATGACTACACAGAAAAACAATGAAATACTTACAAAGATTTGATGCTGACTCATCCCCTGAAAACACACAAATTCCGAAAGCGTGTTAAATATCTGTATCAACTGAGAAACATACAAAGTATCCCTATTGCCAACACAACTAAATAGTTCTACATATTAGTCAACTGTGACTTACAGGAATCATAGTTGAGGTCGTAGTCTTGGTCGTAGGTTGCATCATAATCTAAAAGATCCAATCATATGGTCATCATtagacaccagacagacacagttaaaaaatatcctcttccTGAGTTGGTCTGAGGGGCTTTCATCAGAATCTCTATAGGAGGAAACGACAGCTTTTAAGATACAACAACATACATGCTGTTGCAATGAATTGGTTTGTCATGGCAGGGAAGTAAGAGAGGAACTCACCTTTAACTAGGTCCATATCTAAGGTAGAGACATGGAGAAAACACAGATTGACACAGTGATATACTAAAGGACTACTTCATCACTTTTTAACCTCATCCATTATCTCTGTATTCAAATACAGCATGTATCCCTTTCAATAATTATATTTCAGGACATTTGTGCAACAGAGCTAAAACAGAACGATGAAATCTTCTGGTATGGTTGATTCACCTTTTCTATGGATCTGGATGGAAGTGGAGACATCTGGTGGAAAGAAGAGGAACATGTCACAATTCAGCCAGAAATGGTGGATTGATAGTGCCAGTGCTGCATTTGATTGTACTAATATTTCTCTGATAGACAGGTACAAGATATGAACTGTAAGTTCAATACCTGATGCAACACAATTAATATAATATGCAATAATGTTATTTAATTAAAAATGTATCCTTAAGACAAGTATTATGCAACTTTACTTTGTAGTAGTTGAAGTTCCAAGTGAgatagacagagagcgagaaactAATCTCATAAATGGTATCGTAGCATCTGTCAACAGACTGTGGGACGCAATGACTAACAAGGAATATTGTTCTGGTGGGCTGGTTTTTGTAATTGATGATTTGGATAAATCACGATATCACAGTGGCTCACATCTTTAACATTTTGGAAgaggaggggacatttggcccctagacttgcagagagagagagggatggagctaCCGCCCTACTTCCGCTCTTTTCTAAAACATCTGCCCTCAGAATTTAATCGAGCACCTGACACAATTACGTGAGATTTTAGTTCTGGTTTCCAAGATTAGTGGAATACCAACCCAATAGTCCTGCAGCCTCCCACAGTTTAGGCCCATCTGTGATGCCTGGCATGGGGGCAAATGTGGCAGAGATAAAGGTGGCAATCTGATCCACGTCTGAGACTGGGTCTGTGTTACTGCCCTGTGGAGCTGGAGTAGGGGAGACGGACAGAACACTGTACAGGAATGTGGTGACCTGAGGTGGATGGGTATCAGTGGCAGACATGGTGGCAttctctgaagaggaggaggagagggatattCTAACTGGAGGGAGGACTGTTCTAACAGAGATGGGATGGGGCGTGGCGGGTTTCCAAGGCTGTAGAGCAGGGGTTGGATCGGTTCTGACTGAGGTGGTGGAGGTAGTGGAGGTGGTGGTTTTCACAGTTGTATGAACTGTAGTCTTAACTGTGGTGGGTGATGTGGTAGGGACTGTCTTTACTATGTTGGGTGGAGGGGTGGTTGTGGTTTTCCCAGGTGCAGGAGCGGCAGCTGTTTTGAGCGAGTTGGCCAGGGGGGTAGAGAATATCCTGGCGGGAGGGGCAGGGGCAGTTTTAGGAGAgctgggaggaggggtggggggttttCCTGAGAGAGGGGCATGGACGGTTTTGGCGGCACTGGGGCTGGGGGTGCTAGTCTTAGTGGTTTTCTTGGGGGATGGTGGAGCCACTGTTTTTGCTGGGCTGGGTGGGGTGGAGGCCTTTCTGGGTTGAGGTGGAGGTTGGGGAGGTGGATGCTTGGGGACAAGAGGGTCTGGCTTAGCTTCGTTACTCCTGGGCTTTTTCACAGGGATGGGGGAGGCTATTTCGGTGGCAGTAGTGTGGGCAACTGTGGTTGTTGTAGTAGCTCTATtagtggtgttggtgttggtggtggtgggcttggtggtggttgtggtggcgGGTTGAGCTGTCGTAGTTGACGCTGTGGTAGGAATTTCATCTGCATCAGGCTTGACTACAACAAGGGAAGTAACAGGCGTGACAAAGTTGtacttgagggagaggttggtgGCCTTCTCTCCCAGCAGTTTCTGTATGTTCGTGTCAGTGGTGTTCAGTTTGGCCAGCAGCAGCTCTTTGATAGTGAAGTAAGCCCAGAGACGCCGTACGAAGCTGGGGATTCCATCCATGCCCCCAGGGCAGCCCATAGAGAGCACTGTCCTATTCCCCTCTCCATTAGACACCAACACCTCATTCtccacattcaccttctgcttgGAGCCACTGGCCGTCA
This window contains:
- the LOC111976618 gene encoding inter-alpha-trypsin inhibitor heavy chain H6; translation: MNMGKVDLKILCILFFFVISVQRGCSEEYGARPGAKEIPLQRVRRQSKPAKPLLKVTDYHVRCSVMSRYSHTTIQSSVWNQLAVTKEAAFEVDLPSAAFISNFTITSNGKVHIAQVKERSAARKIYDAAKKQGKTAGLVATKEREIEKFRMAVSVPSGSRISFSLSYEELLPRRLGRYELILGLRPGGLVTNLTLDVNIAERTGLSFIKVLPLKSSRRLSNTVTGETEAPASTQIQQNPCCARVHYNPSLQQQSSVSSKGLNADYIIQYDVELSDLMGDIQVFDGYFAHYFAPRGLPVVPKDVIFVIDVSGSMIGTKIKQTKQAMSTILGDLREEDHFNIITFSDKVHTWKKGRTVRATRSNIRDAKDFVKRIIAEGWTNINAALLSAAQLVNPPSSSGGTRRVPLVIFLTDGEATIGVTSGDFILSNAKSALGATSLFGLAFGDDADFPLLRRLALDNRGVARMVYEDADAALQLKGFYDEVASPLLSDIQLTYMDDQAFDVTRSLFPNYFQGSELVVTGKVKPGVRDLKVSLTASGSKQKVNVENEVLVSNGEGNRTVLSMGCPGGMDGIPSFVRRLWAYFTIKELLLAKLNTTDTNIQKLLGEKATNLSLKYNFVTPVTSLVVVKPDADEIPTTASTTTAQPATTTTTKPTTTNTNTTNRATTTTTVAHTTATEIASPIPVKKPRSNEAKPDPLVPKHPPPQPPPQPRKASTPPSPAKTVAPPSPKKTTKTSTPSPSAAKTVHAPLSGKPPTPPPSSPKTAPAPPARIFSTPLANSLKTAAAPAPGKTTTTPPPNIVKTVPTTSPTTVKTTVHTTVKTTTSTTSTTSVRTDPTPALQPWKPATPHPISVRTVLPPVRISLSSSSSENATMSATDTHPPQVTTFLYSVLSVSPTPAPQGSNTDPVSDVDQIATFISATFAPMPGITDGPKLWEAAGLLDVSTSIQIHRKDMDLVKDYDATYDQDYDLNYDSWDESASNLLPGPTSRLSSVRVFSSSVDGDPHFMVQLPKLKQNLCFTVDGRANDVLRLLEDPERGITVDGHLMWAPSKKDVEDRSRTYFDKITISAAMGGNGGLGGIVITLSLDAVVVEGEGRDTLPTNLQGSVTRQGVAVSMDTTDDIHQSCWIELAKDICFLVLFHHYKQPSYLQMAHLGFYITDGQGLSPSTQGLLGQFQHADMSVTPVKDPSDTPPQPSKEGVLSRGVLRWGAIHVPITLQDKTLKDTVRKRHLGRCWIVPKAQVEKLLGHPYQSYVVDNM